The Aeoliella mucimassa genome includes the window TAAAAGCGGTACACCCGGTGGTCGCAAGAACCAGAAGCCCGAGGGCGGCCATCAATGGGCGGCGATAGGAAAAGTGGATGTTCGTCATGGCCCCGTTTGCCTGTGGAAAAGGTGATTCTGCGTGAGGAGCGTGTTTTCGCGCCTGCAACAGTTCATGCGCAGGTGGGTCAATTCGACCGGCATAGTCGTCACATTCGTAATAATCGGTAGAGTCGCTCGCCAACTTTGCCTGCGATTCGGAAATCGCCACGATTCGAACGAAAGTTGTTTTTGCTAGCAGCCGGTGTGGTGGCAAAGAATTGCGGCAGATTCCCGCGAACCATCCGCTTGTGGGCTGCGTAACCAACAACCGGGCCACGGTACAGCCGCGATAATTGGCACGGCTGGCAAGCGGCAAAGATTAATAAAGCACGCTGTGCCGCTGCCTGCAGGCTCGTAGATCCCCGTTTCGTCGACCGGAAACACTTACTTTTCCACTGGATTGTGGCCTCTTCTCCCCGGAACGAGCACCATGCGACACCCGCTGTTCGACCGTTTTCCGCTGTTTGACAGAATTTTGCACCCCGCTTATCTTCAATTTCAACGCGACCGTTCCCAGGATCTACCCTTAGGGTGGGTAGATCGAGTCTGTCGATGGATCTGGGGAGTGTTGCCTTCTCAGCGAGCAGGCTCGGGATTCGCCCCTTGGCGGTTCCCAGCGGGCTTGGTCCCGTTGACCCTGGTAGCCTTACCAGTGGTAGAGTCCAGGAAGACGGAACTTGCCTCGCGGACACCCAATTGGGGTCGAATCGAACGATGGGAGATATCGTTCGGCGAGGCCCACCAACGGCCGGCTACCCGGCGGGATGGTCCTGTTACGAGAGGCCCAGAATCGCCGCGGAGTTCGACCCAGAAACAACATTAGCCAATTTACACCCTTGTTTACGCAGCAAGGGTGAAATCATTGCGATACCCGTCATCCAGTCCCCAACGTTCAGACTCTCTCTTTTACCACTATGAGCAGCACCTCGGTTCCTCAAGGCGTCAGTTTCATCGGCAATTCGTCGGAGTTGCAGCCCCAATCTCCTGCCGATCAGCGTTGGAGTTTGGTCGCTCTGTTGACCGGCATGGCTTTGTTGATTGGGATCTATTGGAATAGCTTCACGATTGTCAAAGACTTCTGGCTCGACGACACCTACTCGCACGGGTGGATAATCCCGCTGCTAGCGATTTTTCTGATGTGGTGCCAGCGTAAGCCGTTGGGGGGGGCGATTGATCGCGACCAGGAAAACAAAAACATGATGATCGTGGGGGTGCCGCTGGCGGTATCCCTGACCGTTTACATGCTGGGGTTCCACGCCATTGGCTGGGTGCTGTATGCCGTTTCGTTGCTCATTTGCCTGGGGGTCGTCTTCCGGTTCCACGAGTTCGAGGTATTCGGGCCAATGGACCGCTGGATCGGCGCAGGGCTGGTGATGGTCTCCCTGGCCATACGGCTCTTCGGGACCTACCGAGATAATCTGCCGATCGACCGGTATACCTTCCTGCCAGCGATGGTCGGGGTGTTCTTGATGGTCGGGGGCATGCCGCTGATTCGGCGGATGTGGGCCTCGATCCTGTTTCTCTTCTTTATGATGCCGATTCCTTCGATCGTAGAAGGAAAGCTGCTGTGGAGTTTGCAGCGTGTCGCTGCGATGGCCAGCACGACGATTCTGCAGGTGCTCGGCGTTATCGCCCACCGCACTGGTTCGCAGATTCACGTCGATGGGCTCGAGCAGACGCTGGAAGTAGTCGGTGCGTGTGCTGGCATGCGAATGGTCACCATCTTTTCGGCCATGGTCATTGCACTGGTGCTGATTATCGAACGTCCCTGGTGGGAGAAGCTGATCCTGCTGATCAGCGCGCTGCCGATTGCCATTATTACCAATGTGATCCGCATTACTGCTACCGCCTTGCTTTACCTGGCGGTGGAGCACTCGGCGGAGAAGGAATTCTGGCATCAAGTCATTCACGACTGGGCCGGGCTTGCCATGATCGGCGTGGCCTTCGGCATCATGTGGTTTGAATACAAGGTCCTTTCGTGGTTGTTTGTCGAGGAGTCGGGCGACGCCTTGCACTCGATGAATGTCCCCGGCGGTGTTCCCACGGCCAGGTCCTAACTGCCCCGCGGGGTGTTGAATAAATGCCACAGGAGGTGGAAGTTTGGCAACATCTGCAGGCCATTGCTGGTTCCTGACCAATGATTGAAAGCCCTAATTCTCGGCGTTTAGAGAAGTTTCGAGAGTTTGGCTTCAAACTTGCTTTGTAACCAACACCAACGCAGTCTCCGTTCTGCAAGCTTCGTACACACCTAGTCTCGGCAGCCATTACCCCTGAGGAGAGATTATCGCAATGGCTAATCACGACCCAAACGCTTCCTCGATGGATGGCGGGAACTCACCGATGGTTCCTGCACCGATGAACAAGAACGATGTTCAACAATCGCTGATGATTCAGCAACCGTATGCCAGCCCCAACTTTGTCCGCACTCCATCGGTAGTCACCGGGGGGATGGACGCCTCGGGGTTTGTTAACGCCTTGCGCCGGCGTTGGATGCTGGCCACCTTCATGGGCCTGCTGCTAGCAGGTGGTGTCGGTGCAGCACTGTTCTTCCTGTTCCCCGAGTCCGACACCGCTGTCGCTCGCTTTATTGTGCGAGCCGACACCATGACCATTATCGAAGGCCCCAAAAACATTAGTGGGGCGAGAGACTTCGATATCTTTCGGGCGACTCAAGTTGCCCAAATGAAGAGCTTTAACGTGATTAACACGGCTCTTAGTAATCCCAGCATCACAAACAGCAAATTGCTTAACGAAGCGGATAATGCGGCGATGTGGCTGGCCGACAACATCGATGTACGCTTTGAAGGCGACAGCGAATTGATGCGGATCTCGCTGACCCAAAGCACTGGTAGCGATGGCGACGAAATGAGAGAAGAGCTACGCAATATCGTGAATGCGATGTGCGACGCCTACAAAGAGCAAGTGGTGACCAAGAATCGCTACGAACGTAGCGAAATCCGTGAAACCCTGATTGGTACCTTCAAGGAACTGAACGAAGATATTCGTGATAAGTGGGAAGAGTATCGCACGATTGCGAACGACTTGGGTATTGCAGCCGACGGTCAGTACGATCCTTCGGTGCGGATGCTTTTTGAGCAGCTCACCGCCAAGTTGAAAGAGCGACGCGACCTGGAGGAGCAGATTCGAGGGATTCAACTCGAATACGCTCGCTGGAAGTCGTTTAAAGACAATCCTGATCTCAAAGAGCAGAACATCATTGCCCAGGTTTCCGCGGATGAAAACATCCTGATGATGGAACAGGAACTGTTGTACCTGCAGATGCAAAAGCGGGACGCCGAGAAGCGTTCGCGAGGTCGGATGAACTCCGAAGTGCAGCGTGTCCAAACTCAGATCGATCAGCAGAACCAATTGATTCAACGGGAACGTGCTCAATTGCGTCAGCAAATCGAACAACAAATGGCCAACGCTCCCGATATCGAGTTGGCTCTCTACACTCAAGAGTTTAATCGCCAGCTTCAAGTACTCGGTGGACGCCTGCAGCAGCTCAAGGATGGCTACGATGTACCTTCGAAAGATGGTGAAGTGATTCGC containing:
- a CDS encoding exosortase/archaeosortase family protein, coding for MSSTSVPQGVSFIGNSSELQPQSPADQRWSLVALLTGMALLIGIYWNSFTIVKDFWLDDTYSHGWIIPLLAIFLMWCQRKPLGGAIDRDQENKNMMIVGVPLAVSLTVYMLGFHAIGWVLYAVSLLICLGVVFRFHEFEVFGPMDRWIGAGLVMVSLAIRLFGTYRDNLPIDRYTFLPAMVGVFLMVGGMPLIRRMWASILFLFFMMPIPSIVEGKLLWSLQRVAAMASTTILQVLGVIAHRTGSQIHVDGLEQTLEVVGACAGMRMVTIFSAMVIALVLIIERPWWEKLILLISALPIAIITNVIRITATALLYLAVEHSAEKEFWHQVIHDWAGLAMIGVAFGIMWFEYKVLSWLFVEESGDALHSMNVPGGVPTARS
- a CDS encoding polysaccharide biosynthesis tyrosine autokinase; the encoded protein is MANHDPNASSMDGGNSPMVPAPMNKNDVQQSLMIQQPYASPNFVRTPSVVTGGMDASGFVNALRRRWMLATFMGLLLAGGVGAALFFLFPESDTAVARFIVRADTMTIIEGPKNISGARDFDIFRATQVAQMKSFNVINTALSNPSITNSKLLNEADNAAMWLADNIDVRFEGDSELMRISLTQSTGSDGDEMREELRNIVNAMCDAYKEQVVTKNRYERSEIRETLIGTFKELNEDIRDKWEEYRTIANDLGIAADGQYDPSVRMLFEQLTAKLKERRDLEEQIRGIQLEYARWKSFKDNPDLKEQNIIAQVSADENILMMEQELLYLQMQKRDAEKRSRGRMNSEVQRVQTQIDQQNQLIQRERAQLRQQIEQQMANAPDIELALYTQEFNRQLQVLGGRLQQLKDGYDVPSKDGEVIRELGISEIVTELEAKAQGSTELVVREAEIKQLEQVAEDLGRRIQAWEIEEKAEERIELYESAYILPGINKLQHYAITGIGSLATLVVACLGIAYLEFLGRRLNGPKQVDEGLGIRVVGTLPKLKARHQAQITESIDSVRTALMHESSSKQRQVVMITSPRAMEGRTTVASQLAGSLARAGRRTLLIDGDLRRPALHSLFNVPLEDGLCEVLRAEADVSDVVRATSAEGLWLMTAGYCDAEAVHAMATDQIQPIFDKLRSEYDFVIIDGAPVLGLSDSLMMGQHCDGALLSVLRDHTTVPDIYQSSELLRSVGVRLIGSVVNGVSAKSDRRVSHLQVAAPKSNRKQIKSKPAEASVASEPSAASDDNDFDFSDLSDD